CGGACACGTCGAACTCTATGCCGTAGAGCTGGGCGAACGAGGAGAACCGCCCGCTCGACGGGCTGCTGATGAATTTCACCTGCATGGCCGAGGAATTCCCGATGGCCTCCACCGTCAGTGGCCAGAACACCGGCCGGTTGTCGACCAGGATCGCCCCACCGGCCTGCCGGATCGCGCTGCGCGTGTTGAGCCGGACCCCACCGATCGAGATCGCCTCCGCGCCGGCCGCCCACAGGTCGTTGACCAGCAGTTGCAGGTCCCGGTCGAGGATGACGGCGTTGGTCTGCCCCTGGCCGGCCGGCGGCTGGTTGAGCACCAGGCGCAGCCCCGGTCCGGTGACCGGGGTCAGCTGGCCCTGGTTCTCCAGCCGGGTGACCTCGGCGACCGGTCCGGCCGCGCCGGCCGCGGCCTGACTGGCCCGCAGCTGTTCGGCCAGGTCGGTGGCGGCCGACTCCATCGCCGACTGCCGCTCCTGCGCCCGGTCGATGTCCTCGCGCAGGGCCATCCGGGTGTTCTCGGCCCGGGTCTGGTTGCTCTCCGTCCGGGACGCGGCGACGCCCAGCACCCCACCTGCCACTACGCATCCGACCACGACCAGGACCAGCCGCCGGGACGGTCGCCGGCCCGGACCGGGCGCCGGGCCGCCGGCCGC
This genomic window from Nakamurella multipartita DSM 44233 contains:
- a CDS encoding DUF881 domain-containing protein codes for the protein MSPPQSSPPASPPPASPPAGSPTRNPIAPLLESLNRDHLDPGYAEAAARKRAAAAGGPAPGPGRRPSRRLVLVVVGCVVAGGVLGVAASRTESNQTRAENTRMALREDIDRAQERQSAMESAATDLAEQLRASQAAAGAAGPVAEVTRLENQGQLTPVTGPGLRLVLNQPPAGQGQTNAVILDRDLQLLVNDLWAAGAEAISIGGVRLNTRSAIRQAGGAILVDNRPVFWPLTVEAIGNSSAMQVKFISSPSSGRFSSFAQLYGIEFDVSAQTDLRLPGGTAPEQRLAQPLSTPPTPTG